Proteins from one Streptomyces genisteinicus genomic window:
- a CDS encoding FecCD family ABC transporter permease gives MKAVRTPGGLSLRVDPRAALVCALLAVAGLAAAVVLIGTGDFPMSFGDVVSTLYGNGTAAQEFIVRDLRLPRALVAVLVGASLALSGAVFQSLSRNPLGSPDVIGFGHGSTVGALTVIVLFGGDTLAVSAGAVLGGLLTGVLVYALAWKRGVQGFRLVLVGIGVAAVLVAVIHFLITKANLVDATRATLWMTGSLDGRDWAQVGPLALMCAVLVPVVLAHGRHLRMLEMGDDSAYALGVPVERTRIVLMTCGVLFIAVATAAAGPIAFVALSAPQLARRVTRSPGPNLVAAALMGAALLLVADLVATSAFPDRQLPVGVVTGVLGGCYLLWLLVTERRAGRI, from the coding sequence GTGAAAGCCGTCCGCACCCCCGGCGGGCTCTCCCTCCGGGTGGACCCGCGGGCCGCCCTCGTCTGCGCGCTGCTGGCCGTCGCCGGGCTCGCCGCCGCCGTCGTCCTCATCGGGACCGGGGACTTCCCCATGTCCTTCGGCGACGTCGTCTCGACGCTCTACGGCAACGGGACCGCGGCGCAGGAGTTCATCGTCCGCGACCTGCGGCTGCCACGGGCCCTGGTGGCCGTCCTCGTCGGCGCCTCGCTCGCGCTCAGCGGGGCGGTCTTCCAGTCCCTGTCCCGCAATCCGCTCGGCAGCCCCGACGTCATCGGCTTCGGGCACGGCTCCACCGTCGGCGCGCTCACCGTGATCGTACTCTTCGGCGGCGACACCCTCGCCGTGTCGGCCGGTGCCGTGCTCGGCGGCCTGCTGACCGGCGTCCTCGTCTACGCCCTCGCGTGGAAGCGCGGAGTGCAGGGCTTCCGGCTCGTCCTCGTCGGCATCGGCGTCGCCGCCGTCCTCGTCGCCGTCATCCACTTCCTGATCACCAAGGCCAACCTCGTCGACGCGACCCGGGCCACCCTGTGGATGACCGGCTCCCTCGACGGGCGCGACTGGGCCCAGGTCGGGCCGCTGGCGCTCATGTGCGCGGTGCTCGTGCCCGTGGTCCTCGCCCACGGCCGGCACCTGCGGATGCTGGAGATGGGCGACGACTCGGCCTACGCGCTGGGGGTGCCCGTCGAACGCACCCGCATCGTGCTCATGACCTGCGGCGTGCTGTTCATCGCGGTGGCCACGGCCGCCGCCGGGCCGATCGCCTTCGTCGCGCTCAGCGCCCCGCAGCTCGCGCGCAGGGTCACCCGGTCGCCCGGACCGAACCTGGTCGCCGCCGCGCTCATGGGCGCGGCGCTGCTCCTCGTCGCCGACCTGGTCGCCACCTCCGCGTTCCCCGACCGGCAGCTGCCCGTGGGCGTGGTGACCGGTGTGCTCGGCGGCTGCTACCTGCTCTGGCTGCTCGTCACCGAACGCCGGGCCGGCCGGATATGA
- a CDS encoding FecCD family ABC transporter permease — MLVDSPSKQSAEPISAAPASPRRHALRALGLLVAVGVLLLVCVASIAVGAKPVPVSEVWDGLFHNTGTGNDVVIRDLRVPRTLLGLLVGAALGLSGAVMQALTRNPLAEPGLLGINAGAAAAVVTGISFFGVTSLAGYVWFAFFGAAAVSAAVYVLGGSRSATPVRLALAGTAASAALYGYINAVQLLDSAALERLRFWTVGSLSSASMDTILKVAPFIGAGLLLALLLARPLNAMEMGDDTARALGAHLNRTRVLAMVSVTLLCGAATAACGPIVFVGLMIPHVVRSFTGPDMRWILPYCTVLAPVLLLGADVIGRIVTRPSELQVGIVTAVIGGPVFIQLVRRKRMAQL, encoded by the coding sequence GTGTTGGTCGACAGTCCCTCCAAACAGAGCGCGGAGCCGATATCCGCCGCCCCGGCATCCCCCAGGCGCCACGCCCTGCGTGCACTGGGCCTGCTGGTGGCCGTCGGCGTCCTGCTGCTGGTCTGCGTCGCGAGCATCGCGGTGGGTGCCAAACCGGTGCCGGTCTCCGAGGTGTGGGACGGGCTGTTCCACAACACCGGGACCGGCAACGACGTCGTCATCCGCGACCTGCGGGTGCCCCGCACGCTGCTCGGCCTGCTCGTCGGCGCGGCCCTCGGCCTCTCGGGAGCGGTGATGCAGGCGCTCACCCGCAACCCGCTGGCCGAGCCGGGACTCCTGGGCATCAACGCGGGCGCCGCGGCGGCCGTCGTCACCGGCATCAGCTTCTTCGGGGTCACCTCGCTCGCCGGATACGTCTGGTTCGCCTTCTTCGGCGCGGCGGCGGTCTCGGCGGCCGTGTACGTGCTCGGCGGCAGCCGCAGTGCCACCCCCGTCCGCCTGGCGCTCGCCGGCACGGCGGCGAGCGCCGCGCTCTACGGCTACATCAACGCCGTCCAGCTGCTCGACTCCGCCGCACTGGAGCGGCTGCGGTTCTGGACGGTCGGCTCGCTCTCCTCGGCGAGCATGGACACGATTCTCAAGGTCGCCCCCTTCATCGGCGCCGGGCTGCTCCTCGCGCTGCTGCTCGCACGGCCCCTGAACGCGATGGAGATGGGCGACGACACCGCCCGGGCGCTCGGCGCGCACCTGAACCGCACCCGCGTCCTCGCGATGGTCTCCGTCACCCTGCTGTGCGGAGCCGCGACCGCCGCCTGCGGACCGATCGTCTTCGTCGGCCTGATGATCCCGCACGTCGTGCGCTCGTTCACCGGCCCCGACATGCGCTGGATCCTCCCGTACTGCACGGTCCTCGCCCCGGTCCTGCTGCTCGGCGCGGACGTCATCGGCCGGATCGTCACCCGTCCCTCCGAACTCCAGGTCGGCATCGTGACCGCGGTCATCGGCGGACCGGTCTTCATCCAACTCGTACGCCGCAAGAGGATGGCCCAGCTGTGA
- a CDS encoding HAD hydrolase-like protein, which yields MNERVRTMPRGSTSPPAEAYDTALLDLDGVVYAGGEAVAHAVESLAGARARGMHLAYVTNNALRTPLSVAEHLTELGVPAVAEDVITSAQAVARLISEQLPGGSRVLVVGGEGLRVALRERGLVPVESAGDDPAAVVQGYGGPDLPWGRFAEACYAIAAGVPWFASNTDLTIPSARGIAPGNGAAVEVVRIATGAEPQVAGKPLPPMHRETILRTGAARPLVVGDRLDTDIEGAFNGDVDSILVLTGVTDAATLLAAAPRHRPVYVDADLRGLLVPQPEVVSSDGGFGCGSWRAAARGGELVLEGESDGAPMDGLRALCGAAWSHAGDGVCDLDAAKALARLGL from the coding sequence ATGAACGAGCGGGTCAGGACCATGCCGCGGGGGAGCACGAGCCCGCCGGCCGAGGCGTACGACACGGCCCTCCTCGACCTGGACGGGGTCGTCTACGCGGGCGGGGAGGCCGTCGCGCACGCCGTGGAGTCGCTCGCCGGCGCCCGCGCGCGCGGGATGCACCTCGCCTATGTGACGAACAACGCGCTGCGCACGCCGCTGAGCGTGGCCGAGCACCTGACCGAACTCGGCGTCCCCGCCGTCGCCGAGGACGTCATCACCTCCGCGCAGGCCGTGGCGCGGCTGATCTCCGAGCAGTTGCCCGGGGGATCGCGGGTGCTGGTCGTCGGCGGCGAGGGCCTGCGGGTGGCGCTGCGCGAACGCGGTCTGGTGCCGGTCGAGTCGGCCGGGGACGACCCGGCCGCGGTGGTCCAGGGCTACGGCGGGCCCGACCTCCCCTGGGGCCGCTTCGCCGAGGCCTGCTACGCGATCGCGGCCGGTGTCCCGTGGTTCGCGTCGAACACGGACCTGACGATCCCGAGCGCCCGGGGGATCGCTCCGGGCAACGGCGCCGCGGTCGAGGTGGTCCGGATCGCGACCGGGGCCGAGCCGCAGGTCGCGGGGAAGCCGCTGCCGCCGATGCACCGGGAGACGATCCTGCGGACGGGAGCCGCGCGGCCCCTGGTCGTGGGGGACCGGCTGGACACGGACATCGAGGGCGCGTTCAACGGGGACGTCGACTCGATCCTCGTGCTCACCGGCGTGACCGACGCGGCCACGCTGCTGGCCGCCGCCCCGCGGCACCGCCCGGTGTACGTCGACGCGGACCTGCGGGGGCTGCTGGTGCCGCAGCCCGAAGTGGTGTCCTCGGACGGCGGGTTCGGCTGCGGTTCCTGGCGGGCCGCGGCACGGGGCGGGGAACTCGTCCTGGAGGGCGAGAGCGACGGGGCCCCCATGGACGGCCTGCGGGCGCTGTGCGGGGCGGCCTGGTCCCACGCGGGCGACGGGGTCTGCGACCTCGACGCGGCAAAGGCGCTGGCCAGGCTCGGGCTCTGA
- a CDS encoding DUF1015 family protein: MNTEGPAANGGLRLTPFRGLRYVPERVGSLAAVTSPPYDVVVRPDGLHHLESADPHNIVRLILPQADTAQARHRQAADTLGRWLAEGVLAPDAEPALYVYEQHRGDLLQRGIIGALALSEPSEGIVLPHEGVMADIVADRADLMRSTAANLEPLLLTYRGDTVPGAATTAVERAAESAPLLATTTEDGFRHRLWAITDPAEIEAVRADLNRHQALIADGHHRWATYLRLRSEHTDPGPWDHGLVLLIDTLRHPLQVRAIHRLVRGLPLAEALAALDGSFRVRTLGTDLPEALDALADAADGSNAFVLAGDGRFHLADRPDAALIADTVPQERPAAWRSLDATVLHSTILDHLWNVPDGPEHIAYIHDTEAAVVQAERSGGTAVLMHPVREEVVRDLARAGVMMPRKSTSFGPKPATGLVLRSLALG, translated from the coding sequence ATGAACACCGAAGGTCCCGCGGCCAATGGCGGCCTGCGCCTGACCCCGTTCCGCGGACTGCGCTACGTCCCCGAGCGGGTGGGCAGCCTCGCCGCCGTGACCTCGCCGCCGTACGACGTGGTCGTGCGTCCCGACGGACTGCACCACCTGGAGTCGGCGGACCCGCACAACATCGTCCGGCTGATCCTGCCGCAGGCCGACACCGCGCAGGCCCGGCACCGCCAGGCGGCCGACACCCTCGGCCGGTGGCTCGCCGAAGGCGTTCTCGCCCCGGACGCGGAACCGGCGCTGTACGTGTACGAGCAGCACCGCGGCGACCTGCTGCAACGCGGCATCATCGGCGCGCTCGCCCTGTCGGAGCCGTCCGAGGGCATCGTGCTCCCCCACGAGGGCGTCATGGCCGACATCGTCGCCGACCGGGCCGACCTGATGCGCAGCACCGCCGCCAACCTCGAACCGCTGCTCCTCACCTACCGCGGCGACACCGTCCCGGGCGCGGCGACGACCGCCGTCGAACGAGCCGCCGAGAGCGCCCCGCTGCTGGCCACCACCACCGAGGACGGTTTCCGGCACCGGCTCTGGGCGATCACCGATCCGGCCGAGATCGAGGCGGTCCGCGCCGATCTGAACAGGCATCAGGCGCTGATCGCCGACGGGCACCACCGGTGGGCCACCTACCTGCGACTGCGCTCCGAGCACACGGACCCCGGCCCCTGGGACCACGGACTCGTCCTGCTGATCGACACCCTCCGCCACCCTCTCCAGGTCCGGGCCATCCACCGGCTCGTCCGCGGCCTGCCCCTCGCCGAGGCCCTCGCGGCGCTGGACGGCTCCTTCCGGGTGCGGACCCTCGGCACGGACCTGCCGGAGGCGCTCGACGCCCTCGCGGACGCGGCGGACGGGTCCAACGCCTTCGTCCTCGCCGGTGACGGCCGCTTCCACCTCGCGGACCGGCCGGACGCAGCGCTGATCGCCGACACCGTCCCGCAGGAGCGGCCGGCCGCGTGGCGGTCGCTGGACGCCACGGTGCTCCACTCGACGATCCTGGACCACCTCTGGAACGTGCCGGACGGCCCGGAGCACATCGCCTACATCCACGACACCGAGGCCGCCGTCGTCCAGGCCGAGCGCAGCGGCGGCACGGCCGTGCTGATGCACCCGGTGCGGGAGGAGGTCGTGCGCGACCTCGCCCGTGCCGGCGTCATGATGCCCCGCAAGTCGACCTCGTTCGGTCCGAAGCCGGCCACGGGTCTGGTGCTGCGCAGCCTCGCCCTCGGCTGA
- a CDS encoding tetratricopeptide repeat protein, with protein MRQELQSLPKGLAEDVARNLVMVANLIDEDPEQAYAYSRVALRLASRVAAVREAAGFAAYATQKYSEALAEFRAARRMTGTVELWPVMADCERGLGRPERALAMAGEPEVQKLDKAGQVEMRLVAAGARRDMGQLDAAIVTLQSPELASHSVQPWTARLRYAYADALLAAAREDEAREWFAKTLEADKDGATDASDRLAEMDGVEFTDAMDDSDEADEHDHQDLDASADDAGKATAAGTESAAVDVADETVAADVTADDDQDDRLDADDENVAGTDEAPAKSAE; from the coding sequence GTGCGGCAGGAGCTCCAGAGCCTGCCGAAGGGCCTCGCCGAGGACGTCGCGCGCAACCTCGTCATGGTCGCCAACCTGATCGACGAGGACCCCGAGCAGGCCTACGCCTACTCCAGGGTCGCCCTGCGGCTCGCCTCCCGGGTCGCCGCGGTGCGCGAGGCCGCCGGCTTCGCCGCGTACGCCACGCAGAAGTACTCCGAGGCGCTGGCCGAGTTCCGTGCCGCGCGCCGGATGACCGGGACCGTGGAGCTGTGGCCCGTGATGGCCGACTGCGAGCGCGGGCTCGGACGTCCGGAGCGTGCGCTGGCCATGGCCGGCGAGCCCGAGGTGCAGAAGCTGGACAAGGCCGGCCAGGTCGAGATGCGGCTGGTGGCCGCCGGGGCCCGGCGCGACATGGGGCAGCTGGACGCGGCCATCGTGACCCTGCAGAGCCCCGAGCTCGCCTCCCACTCCGTACAGCCCTGGACCGCCAGGCTTCGCTACGCCTACGCCGACGCGCTGCTGGCCGCGGCCCGCGAGGACGAGGCGCGCGAGTGGTTCGCGAAGACGCTGGAGGCCGACAAGGACGGTGCCACCGACGCGTCCGACCGTCTCGCCGAGATGGACGGCGTCGAGTTCACCGACGCCATGGACGACAGCGACGAGGCCGACGAGCACGACCACCAGGACCTCGACGCCTCCGCGGACGACGCGGGTAAGGCCACAGCCGCAGGGACGGAGTCCGCCGCGGTGGACGTCGCCGACGAGACCGTGGCGGCCGACGTCACCGCTGACGACGACCAGGACGACCGACTCGACGCGGACGACGAGAACGTCGCCGGGACCGACGAGGCTCCGGCCAAGTCCGCGGAGTAG